From a single Sphingobium sp. genomic region:
- a CDS encoding S-(hydroxymethyl)glutathione dehydrogenase/class III alcohol dehydrogenase, which yields MKTRAAVAFEAKKPLEIVELDLEGPKAGEVLVEIKATGICHTDAYTLDGFDSEGIFPSVLGHEGAGIVREVGAGVTSVVPGDHVIPLYTPECGKCKTCLSGKSNLCTAIRATQGKGLMPDGTTRFSYKGQPIYHYMGCSTFSNFTVLPEIAVAKIRTDAPFQTSCYIGCGVTTGVGAVTKTANVQPGDNVVVFGLGGIGLNVIQGAKLAGAKMIVGIDINSDREEWGRQFGMTHFLNTKGMSREDIVAKIVELTDGGADYSFDATGNTEVMRTALECCHRGWGTSIIIGVAEAGKEIATRPFQLVTGRNWRGTAFGGAKGRTDVPKIVDMYMDGHIQIDPMITHVLTLDEINKGFDLMHAGESIRSVVVF from the coding sequence GAAGGCGGGCGAAGTGCTGGTTGAGATCAAGGCGACCGGCATTTGCCACACCGACGCCTATACGCTGGACGGGTTTGACAGCGAAGGCATCTTCCCGAGTGTGCTTGGCCATGAAGGTGCAGGGATTGTGCGCGAGGTTGGCGCAGGCGTGACCAGTGTCGTTCCCGGCGACCATGTGATCCCGCTCTACACGCCCGAATGCGGCAAGTGCAAAACCTGCCTGTCGGGCAAGTCCAACCTGTGCACCGCGATCCGCGCGACGCAGGGCAAGGGCTTGATGCCTGATGGCACCACGCGCTTTTCCTATAAGGGCCAGCCAATCTACCATTATATGGGCTGTTCGACTTTCTCGAACTTCACCGTGCTGCCCGAAATTGCCGTTGCCAAGATCCGCACCGACGCGCCGTTCCAGACGAGCTGCTATATCGGCTGCGGTGTGACCACCGGCGTCGGCGCTGTCACCAAGACCGCCAATGTGCAACCGGGCGACAATGTCGTCGTCTTCGGCCTTGGCGGCATCGGGCTCAATGTGATCCAGGGCGCAAAGCTCGCCGGCGCAAAGATGATTGTCGGCATCGACATCAACTCCGATCGCGAAGAGTGGGGCCGCCAGTTCGGCATGACCCACTTCCTCAACACCAAGGGGATGAGCCGCGAGGATATTGTCGCCAAAATCGTTGAACTGACCGATGGCGGCGCAGATTATAGCTTTGACGCCACCGGCAATACCGAAGTGATGCGCACCGCGCTTGAATGCTGCCACCGCGGCTGGGGCACCAGCATCATCATCGGCGTTGCCGAAGCCGGCAAGGAAATCGCCACCCGCCCGTTCCAGCTCGTCACCGGACGCAACTGGCGCGGCACCGCCTTTGGCGGCGCCAAAGGCCGTACCGACGTCCCCAAAATCGTCGACATGTACATGGACGGACACATCCAGATCGATCCCATGATCACCCATGTCCTCACACTCGATGAAATCAACAAGGGTTTCGACCTGATGCATGCAGGCGAAAGCATCAGAAGCGTTGTCGTTTTCTGA